In Pantoea cypripedii, the following proteins share a genomic window:
- a CDS encoding YihD family protein produces MKYHRLNELLELLQPAWQKESDLNLLAFLQKLAQESGFSGPLSELTDDILIYHLKMRDAGSDAEIPGLKKDYEVDFKTALLRARGVIRDDE; encoded by the coding sequence ATGAAATACCACCGTCTCAACGAACTGCTCGAACTCCTGCAACCGGCATGGCAGAAGGAGTCTGATCTTAACCTGTTGGCATTTTTACAAAAACTGGCACAGGAATCAGGTTTCAGTGGCCCATTAAGTGAATTAACTGACGACATATTGATTTACCATCTCAAAATGCGTGATGCAGGCAGTGATGCTGAGATTCCCGGGCTGAAAAAGGATTATGAAGTGGACTTCAAAACCGCGCTATTACGCGCACGCGGTGTGATTAGGGATGATGAGTAG
- the mobB gene encoding molybdopterin-guanine dinucleotide biosynthesis protein MobB has product MTVPLLAIAAWSGTGKTTLLEKVIPLLKAQGIRPGLIKHTHHHMDIDKPGKDSYLLRKAGADQVIVASNQRWALMCETPDEPLNLEQLASHMDKSMLDLVLVEGFKDEPIAKIVLWRAGVKGEVADLLDKHVIAVASDADLELPIASLDINQPEQIAEFIVQWLASQSST; this is encoded by the coding sequence ATGACAGTACCTTTGCTGGCGATCGCCGCCTGGAGCGGAACAGGTAAAACCACGTTGTTAGAGAAGGTCATTCCCTTACTGAAAGCTCAGGGGATTCGTCCAGGCCTGATTAAGCACACACATCATCATATGGATATCGATAAGCCGGGAAAAGATAGTTATCTGCTGCGAAAAGCGGGAGCCGATCAGGTGATCGTTGCCAGCAATCAACGCTGGGCTTTGATGTGCGAGACACCTGATGAACCGTTAAACCTGGAACAACTGGCATCACATATGGATAAATCGATGCTGGATTTGGTGCTGGTTGAGGGTTTTAAAGATGAGCCAATTGCAAAGATCGTACTCTGGCGGGCAGGTGTTAAAGGCGAAGTGGCGGATTTACTTGATAAGCATGTCATCGCAGTGGCAAGTGATGCTGATCTGGAACTTCCGATAGCATCCCTGGATATTAATCAGCCTGAACAGATTGCTGAATTCATTGTTCAGTGGCTTGCTTCGCAGAGTAGTACATGA
- the yihA gene encoding ribosome biogenesis GTP-binding protein YihA/YsxC — MSALNYHVTHFILSAPDIRHLPADSGIEVAFAGRSNAGKSSALNTLTNQKSLARTSKTPGRTQLINLFEVTEGKRLVDLPGYGYAEVPEEMKRKWQRALGEYLQKRQALKGLVILMDIRHPLKDLDQQMVEWAVQSEIPVMLLLTKADKLASGARKAQLNMVREASLAFQGDVQVEMFSSLKKLGVDKLRDKLDSWFNELEPAQEGEGDDITA, encoded by the coding sequence TTGTCTGCTTTGAATTATCACGTCACCCATTTCATCCTCAGTGCCCCGGATATTCGCCACTTACCCGCAGATAGCGGCATTGAAGTGGCTTTTGCTGGTCGCTCGAATGCAGGCAAATCCAGTGCGCTGAATACCCTCACCAATCAGAAAAGCCTGGCCCGTACCAGTAAAACGCCGGGGCGCACCCAGCTCATCAACCTGTTTGAGGTGACGGAGGGCAAACGTCTGGTGGACTTACCGGGCTACGGTTACGCCGAAGTACCGGAAGAGATGAAGCGTAAATGGCAGCGTGCATTGGGTGAATATTTGCAAAAACGCCAGGCGCTGAAGGGATTGGTGATACTGATGGATATCCGCCATCCGTTAAAAGATCTCGACCAGCAAATGGTGGAATGGGCGGTCCAGAGCGAGATCCCGGTTATGCTACTGCTGACCAAAGCCGACAAATTGGCTTCTGGCGCGCGTAAAGCACAGTTGAATATGGTGCGTGAAGCATCACTGGCCTTTCAGGGCGATGTGCAGGTGGAGATGTTCTCTTCGCTGAAGAAACTGGGCGTCGATAAACTTCGCGATAAGCTGGACAGCTGGTTTAACGAACTGGAACCTGCACAAGAAGGTGAAGGCGACGACATCACGGCATAA
- a CDS encoding serine/threonine protein kinase: MSEAAFNFQTLNPDVILDALWETGLRVESGLTALNSYENRVYQFSDDEKRRYVVKFYRPQRWSAGQILEEHQFTHDLLADEVPVAAPLELQGSTLNSHAGFMFAVFPSLGGRQYETDNEEQMEWVGRFLGRIHQTGRQQHFEQRPTIGLDEYIVQPRQQLEQSMLVPNACKAPLLAAVDKLYHTLQQRWNTQWQPLRLHGDCHPGNILWRDGPMFVDLDDARTGPAIQDLWMLVNGDLQEQRIQWDILLEAYNEFSDFDLHELSLIEPLRAMRMVYYLAWVVRRWQDPAFPRAFPWMTDEDFWHRQIVLFTEQEKLLNEPPLQLSPQY, from the coding sequence ATGAGCGAAGCAGCCTTTAATTTCCAGACACTGAATCCCGATGTCATCCTTGATGCACTTTGGGAGACAGGTCTGCGCGTCGAATCTGGCTTAACCGCCCTTAATAGTTACGAAAACCGCGTCTATCAATTCAGTGATGATGAAAAGCGTCGCTATGTGGTGAAGTTTTACCGCCCACAGCGTTGGAGCGCTGGCCAGATTTTGGAGGAACACCAGTTTACCCATGATCTACTGGCCGATGAAGTCCCTGTTGCAGCCCCTCTGGAGCTACAGGGAAGCACGCTGAACAGCCATGCAGGATTTATGTTTGCCGTGTTTCCGAGTCTGGGTGGTCGGCAGTATGAAACCGATAATGAAGAACAGATGGAGTGGGTTGGCCGTTTTCTGGGGCGAATCCATCAAACAGGCCGTCAGCAGCATTTTGAGCAACGGCCGACTATTGGCCTGGATGAATATATTGTGCAGCCGCGTCAGCAGCTGGAACAAAGCATGCTGGTACCGAATGCATGTAAAGCTCCGTTGCTGGCGGCTGTAGATAAGCTGTATCACACGCTGCAGCAGCGATGGAATACGCAATGGCAGCCACTGCGTTTACACGGTGACTGCCATCCAGGCAATATTCTGTGGCGTGATGGACCGATGTTTGTCGATCTTGATGATGCGCGTACCGGACCTGCAATCCAGGACCTGTGGATGTTAGTGAATGGTGATCTTCAGGAACAACGCATTCAGTGGGATATTTTGCTGGAGGCTTACAATGAATTCAGTGACTTCGATTTACATGAATTGTCACTGATTGAGCCTTTACGCGCGATGCGCATGGTTTATTATTTAGCCTGGGTCGTGCGTCGCTGGCAGGATCCTGCTTTTCCACGAGCCTTTCCGTGGATGACCGATGAGGATTTTTGGCATCGGCAAATTGTACTTTTTACCGAGCAGGAGAAGCTGTTAAACGAACCGCCGTTGCAGCTTAGCCCGCAATATTAA
- the yihI gene encoding Der GTPase-activating protein YihI, with translation MKQPAQPTRGKPAAKAKRKSREDLNTEARDRKRDKKHRGHAAGSRGNPEKQTTGSGQAKKSQDPRLGSKKPVALVADGQTSVVKKPAPKPKAEKVRLTPQEELAKLENDERLDTLLDRLENGETLSGEEQAWLDETLDRIDELMETLGIALDDDADDDEQAEEDMMRLLKGK, from the coding sequence ATGAAGCAACCTGCACAACCAACACGCGGCAAACCCGCCGCTAAAGCGAAACGTAAATCGCGTGAAGATTTGAATACCGAAGCACGCGACCGCAAACGTGATAAAAAGCATCGCGGTCATGCTGCTGGCAGCCGTGGAAATCCGGAAAAACAGACCACGGGTAGTGGTCAGGCGAAAAAATCTCAGGATCCGCGTCTTGGCAGTAAGAAGCCGGTAGCCTTAGTGGCCGATGGGCAAACATCTGTTGTGAAAAAGCCAGCACCTAAGCCGAAAGCGGAAAAAGTCCGTCTTACCCCGCAGGAAGAGCTGGCGAAGCTGGAAAATGATGAGCGTCTCGACACACTGCTGGATCGTCTGGAAAATGGCGAGACCCTGAGTGGTGAAGAGCAGGCCTGGCTGGACGAAACCCTGGACCGCATTGATGAGCTGATGGAGACGCTTGGCATCGCACTTGATGATGATGCGGACGATGATGAGCAGGCAGAAGAAGATATGATGCGCCTGCTGAAGGGCAAATAA
- the polA gene encoding DNA polymerase I, whose product MAHIAENPLILVDGSSYLYRAYHAFPPLTNSAGEPTGAMYGVLNMLKSLLMQYQPSHVAVVFDAKGKTFRDELFENYKSHRPPMPDDLRAQIEPLHEMVKAMGLPLLAVSGVEADDVIGTLAQEAEKQGRAVLISTGDKDMAQLVTPGITLINTMTNTVLGPEEVEQKYGVPPSLIIDFLAMMGDSSDNIPGVPGVGEKTAQALLQGLGGMQTIYDNLEKVADLSFRGAKTMATKLEQNRDVAFLSYQLATIKTDVELELTCEQLTVNEPDVSVLQTLFGRYEFKRWLVDLQEGKWLQGKKNNAQAQQGLPDEPVAKAETVSVLSSDGYVTILDEGTFASWLEKLKKSDVFAFDLETDSLDTLSANIVGLAFAVAPGEAAYLPVAHDYLDAPDQLDRATVLAQLKPLLEDSKALKVGQNLKYDRGVLKNYDIELNGIKYDTMLESYCLNSVAGKHDMDSLAARWLNHKTVTFEEIAGKGKNQLTFNQVAIEQAGHYAAEDADVTLQLHLNMWPELEKEAGPKKIFEEIEMPLLKVISRVERNGVLIDQNILAKHSQELTTRLAELELQAHELAGEPFNLSSTKQLQTILFEKQGIKPTKKTPGGAPSTSEEVLAELALDYPLPKVILEHRGLSKLKSTYTDKLPLMINPVTGRVHTSYHQAVTATGRLSSTDPNLQNIPVRNDEGRRIRQAFIAGPDKRIVAADYSQIELRIMAHLSQDKGLLDAFAQGEDIHRATASEVFGVALGKVSGEQRRSAKAINFGLIYGMSAFGLSRQLNIGAGEAKKYMDLYFERYPGVLRYMEETREQAAEKGYVETLDGRRLWLPDIKSGNAIRRKAAERAAINAPMQGTAADIIKRAMIAVDGWLLQQNGDAVKMIMQVHDELVFEIHQDAVDAACEKIRQLMEGSMKLAVPLQVEVGIGDNWDQAH is encoded by the coding sequence ATGGCGCACATTGCAGAAAATCCCCTGATTCTGGTAGACGGATCATCCTATCTCTACCGTGCATATCATGCCTTTCCGCCGCTGACCAATAGCGCAGGTGAGCCAACTGGCGCCATGTACGGTGTGCTCAACATGTTGAAAAGCCTGTTGATGCAGTATCAACCCAGTCACGTTGCCGTGGTCTTCGATGCGAAAGGAAAAACATTCCGCGATGAGTTATTCGAGAACTACAAATCTCATCGTCCTCCTATGCCTGATGACCTGCGTGCGCAAATTGAGCCATTACATGAAATGGTAAAGGCGATGGGATTACCGCTGCTGGCGGTTTCTGGCGTGGAAGCCGATGACGTCATTGGCACGCTGGCACAGGAAGCTGAAAAGCAGGGGCGCGCTGTATTGATCAGTACCGGCGACAAAGATATGGCCCAGCTGGTTACGCCGGGTATCACCCTGATTAACACCATGACCAATACGGTCCTGGGACCAGAAGAAGTTGAACAGAAATACGGTGTACCACCTTCCCTGATTATCGACTTCCTTGCCATGATGGGCGATAGCTCGGATAACATTCCCGGCGTACCGGGGGTGGGGGAAAAGACGGCGCAGGCGCTGTTGCAGGGGTTGGGAGGTATGCAAACCATCTATGACAACCTGGAAAAAGTGGCCGATCTGTCATTCCGCGGAGCCAAAACCATGGCGACCAAGCTGGAACAGAACCGCGATGTCGCATTTCTTTCCTATCAACTGGCAACCATCAAAACTGACGTTGAACTGGAACTGACCTGTGAACAGCTGACGGTAAATGAGCCGGATGTCTCGGTACTGCAAACGCTGTTTGGTCGTTACGAATTTAAACGCTGGCTGGTTGATCTGCAGGAAGGGAAATGGCTACAGGGTAAGAAGAACAACGCACAGGCTCAGCAGGGATTACCGGATGAACCGGTGGCTAAAGCTGAGACCGTGAGTGTCTTGTCGTCTGATGGCTATGTCACCATCCTTGATGAAGGCACCTTTGCCAGCTGGCTGGAAAAGCTGAAAAAAAGCGACGTTTTTGCTTTTGATCTGGAAACGGATTCACTGGATACCCTGAGCGCCAACATTGTGGGCCTCGCTTTTGCCGTGGCCCCGGGTGAAGCCGCTTATCTGCCGGTGGCGCATGATTATCTCGATGCACCTGATCAACTGGATCGCGCAACGGTGCTGGCACAATTAAAACCGTTGCTGGAAGACAGTAAGGCGCTTAAGGTCGGGCAAAATCTTAAATACGATCGTGGCGTACTGAAGAACTACGATATCGAACTGAACGGGATTAAATACGACACCATGCTGGAGTCGTATTGCCTGAACAGTGTTGCCGGTAAGCATGATATGGATAGCCTGGCAGCACGCTGGTTAAACCATAAAACCGTGACCTTTGAAGAAATCGCCGGGAAGGGTAAAAACCAGCTGACATTTAACCAGGTCGCGATTGAGCAGGCGGGGCATTATGCTGCGGAAGATGCGGATGTGACCCTGCAGTTACACCTGAACATGTGGCCTGAGCTGGAGAAAGAAGCCGGTCCGAAAAAAATCTTCGAAGAGATTGAGATGCCGCTGCTGAAGGTCATCTCTCGGGTAGAACGTAACGGCGTGCTCATCGATCAAAATATCCTGGCGAAACATTCCCAGGAATTGACTACGCGTCTGGCGGAACTGGAGCTGCAAGCGCACGAGCTGGCGGGTGAGCCATTTAACCTTTCTTCTACTAAGCAGCTGCAAACCATTCTGTTTGAAAAACAGGGGATTAAACCCACTAAAAAAACCCCAGGCGGAGCGCCATCGACCAGTGAAGAGGTGCTGGCAGAGCTGGCGCTGGACTACCCACTGCCAAAAGTGATTCTGGAACATCGTGGTTTGTCGAAGCTGAAATCGACGTATACCGACAAGCTACCGCTGATGATCAACCCTGTCACTGGTCGCGTGCATACCTCGTATCATCAGGCGGTAACGGCGACGGGTCGCCTGTCTTCCACCGATCCTAACCTGCAAAATATCCCGGTGCGCAATGATGAAGGGCGTCGTATCCGTCAGGCATTTATTGCCGGGCCGGACAAACGCATTGTCGCTGCCGACTATTCACAGATTGAACTGCGTATTATGGCGCATCTGTCACAGGATAAAGGGTTGCTGGATGCCTTCGCTCAGGGAGAGGACATTCACCGTGCAACGGCATCAGAAGTATTTGGCGTGGCGCTGGGCAAGGTATCTGGTGAGCAGCGTCGCAGCGCCAAGGCGATCAACTTTGGCTTAATTTACGGGATGAGCGCGTTTGGCCTGTCACGTCAGTTGAATATCGGCGCGGGTGAAGCGAAAAAGTATATGGATCTCTACTTTGAACGTTATCCGGGCGTGTTGCGTTACATGGAAGAGACGCGTGAGCAGGCGGCAGAAAAAGGCTACGTCGAGACTCTGGATGGCCGACGCTTATGGCTGCCGGATATCAAATCCGGTAATGCTATCCGTCGTAAAGCTGCGGAACGTGCGGCCATCAACGCACCCATGCAGGGGACAGCTGCAGACATCATTAAGCGTGCAATGATCGCCGTGGATGGCTGGTTATTACAGCAAAACGGTGATGCGGTAAAAATGATCATGCAGGTACACGATGAACTCGTCTTTGAGATCCATCAGGATGCAGTGGATGCTGCCTGCGAAAAAATACGTCAGTTGATGGAAGGCAGTATGAAGCTGGCTGTACCGCTCCAGGTTGAGGTAGGGATTGGCGATAACTGGGACCAGGCACACTAA
- the mdtD gene encoding multidrug transporter subunit MdtD, with amino-acid sequence MIRSARSMAGLPWIAAMAFFMQSLDATILNTALPAIATSLERSPLAMQSAVISYTLTVAMLIPVSGWLADRFGTRKIFILAVALFTLGSLACALSGSLGMLVFSRVVQGIGGAMMMPVARLALLRAYPRSELLPVLNFVTMPGLVGPILGPMLGGLLVTYASWHWIFLINIPIGLLGIFYARKYMPDFTTPKRRFDFGGFVLFGVGLVLISIGIELFGERIVSPWQATAVLFAGVLLLLLYIVHARHHPAPLISLPMFKTRTFSIGIIGNIASRLGTGCIPFLMPLMLQVGFGYPAIIAGCMMGPTAIGSLLAKSTVTQVLRRFGYRHTLVGISVIIGILIASFSLQSPGGSVAMLLLALFVLGMAMSTQFTAMNTITLADLNDENASGGNSVLAVTQQLSISFGVAVSAAVLRFYQEFGGTTVQHFHATFLTMGVITVLAAFTFMLLRNGDGRHLITNRDKKKKGA; translated from the coding sequence ATGATTCGCTCCGCGCGCAGTATGGCCGGGTTGCCCTGGATCGCCGCTATGGCATTTTTCATGCAATCGCTTGATGCCACCATCCTCAACACCGCGCTTCCTGCCATCGCAACCAGTCTTGAACGTTCCCCACTTGCCATGCAATCCGCTGTCATTAGCTACACATTAACTGTCGCAATGCTTATTCCCGTCAGTGGCTGGTTGGCCGATCGCTTCGGCACGCGCAAAATCTTTATTCTGGCGGTTGCATTATTCACCTTGGGTTCACTGGCCTGCGCGTTATCAGGCAGCCTGGGCATGCTGGTATTTTCGCGAGTGGTTCAGGGGATTGGTGGGGCGATGATGATGCCGGTCGCACGACTGGCGCTGTTACGCGCCTATCCACGCAGTGAACTGTTGCCTGTCCTCAACTTTGTTACCATGCCCGGCCTGGTCGGGCCGATTCTCGGACCCATGCTGGGCGGATTACTGGTTACCTATGCCAGCTGGCATTGGATCTTCCTGATTAACATTCCCATCGGTCTGCTCGGCATCTTTTATGCCCGGAAATACATGCCGGATTTCACCACACCGAAACGCCGCTTCGACTTTGGCGGTTTTGTGTTGTTCGGTGTAGGCCTGGTACTGATCTCCATTGGTATCGAACTGTTTGGCGAACGCATTGTGTCACCGTGGCAGGCAACCGCCGTGTTGTTTGCCGGTGTGTTGTTGCTTCTTCTATATATTGTTCATGCGCGTCACCATCCGGCACCGCTGATCAGCCTGCCGATGTTTAAAACCCGCACGTTTTCCATCGGCATCATCGGCAATATCGCTTCGCGTCTGGGTACCGGTTGTATTCCGTTCCTGATGCCACTGATGTTGCAGGTTGGATTTGGTTATCCAGCGATTATTGCCGGTTGCATGATGGGGCCGACCGCTATCGGCTCATTGCTGGCGAAATCCACCGTCACCCAGGTGCTGCGACGCTTTGGTTATCGCCACACGCTGGTCGGCATTTCAGTGATTATCGGAATTCTGATTGCCAGCTTCTCACTGCAATCACCGGGCGGAAGTGTGGCCATGCTGCTGCTGGCGTTATTCGTGCTGGGGATGGCAATGTCGACACAGTTCACCGCCATGAACACCATCACTCTGGCCGATTTGAATGATGAGAATGCCAGTGGCGGTAATAGCGTGCTGGCCGTTACGCAGCAGTTGTCGATCAGCTTTGGTGTCGCGGTAAGTGCAGCGGTGCTGCGCTTTTATCAGGAATTTGGTGGCACCACGGTGCAGCATTTTCATGCCACCTTTCTTACCATGGGGGTGATCACCGTGCTGGCCGCCTTCACCTTTATGCTGCTGCGTAATGGCGATGGCCGTCATTTAATCACCAACCGTGATAAAAAGAAGAAAGGCGCCTAA
- the mobA gene encoding molybdenum cofactor guanylyltransferase MobA: MTALTGVILAGGQGRRMGGEDKGLMLLRGEPLYQHVLRRFRPQVNIVLISANRNIDRYQASGSQIVTDSLADYPGPLAGMLSGLRHSKTEWVAFCACDTPWIPDDFVARLWQQKADASAVWVKSSLRDHPALALVNRCLADNLEASLLSGERRLMRFLQENGGHAVAFADPESAFRNINTPDDLRDEEMSS; this comes from the coding sequence ATGACAGCATTAACCGGCGTAATTCTGGCTGGCGGCCAGGGACGCCGTATGGGTGGTGAGGATAAAGGATTGATGCTGCTTCGGGGTGAGCCCCTTTATCAACACGTTCTGCGCCGTTTTCGGCCGCAGGTCAATATTGTGTTGATAAGTGCCAATCGTAACATTGATCGTTATCAGGCAAGCGGTTCTCAGATTGTTACCGATTCACTGGCGGATTATCCCGGCCCACTGGCAGGTATGCTAAGCGGCTTACGCCACAGCAAAACCGAATGGGTAGCGTTCTGTGCCTGTGACACGCCATGGATCCCTGACGATTTTGTCGCGCGTCTATGGCAACAAAAAGCTGATGCGTCAGCGGTGTGGGTAAAATCCTCTCTGCGCGATCATCCAGCGCTGGCTTTGGTGAATCGTTGTTTAGCGGATAATCTCGAAGCCAGCCTGTTAAGCGGAGAACGCCGTCTGATGCGGTTCTTGCAGGAAAATGGCGGACATGCCGTGGCCTTTGCAGATCCTGAATCAGCGTTTCGTAATATCAATACACCTGACGATCTGCGGGATGAGGAAATGTCATCATGA
- the dsbA gene encoding thiol:disulfide interchange protein DsbA, whose amino-acid sequence MKKIWFALVGLMLAFSASAAQFTDGKQYVTLPKPVAGEPQVMEFFSFFCPHCYQFERVYHVSDAVKKNLPANTKVTKYHVDFLGGDFGPVVTHAWAVAMALGVEDKVSAPIFDGIQKTQTVTDAASLKDTFIKAAGISSEDYDAAWNSFAVKALVAQQEKAASDVNLQGVPAMFINGKYMVNNGGLDTSSMDNFVADYANVVKFLVEKN is encoded by the coding sequence ATGAAAAAGATTTGGTTCGCGCTGGTAGGTTTAATGCTGGCATTTAGCGCCTCAGCGGCACAATTTACCGACGGCAAACAGTATGTCACGCTGCCGAAACCTGTCGCCGGTGAACCGCAGGTAATGGAGTTCTTCTCCTTCTTTTGCCCGCACTGCTACCAGTTTGAACGTGTTTACCACGTTAGCGATGCGGTGAAAAAGAATCTGCCTGCTAATACTAAAGTGACCAAATATCACGTTGATTTCCTTGGTGGTGATTTCGGTCCGGTGGTGACGCACGCATGGGCGGTGGCGATGGCGCTGGGTGTTGAAGACAAAGTTTCAGCTCCAATTTTCGATGGTATTCAGAAAACGCAGACCGTGACCGATGCGGCCAGCCTGAAAGATACTTTTATCAAAGCGGCAGGAATTTCTTCTGAAGATTACGATGCGGCGTGGAACAGCTTTGCAGTAAAAGCGCTGGTTGCTCAGCAGGAGAAAGCGGCATCTGATGTAAATCTGCAGGGTGTGCCAGCGATGTTTATTAATGGCAAATATATGGTCAACAACGGCGGTCTCGACACCAGTTCGATGGATAACTTTGTTGCCGATTATGCCAACGTAGTAAAATTCCTGGTGGAAAAAAACTAA
- the hemN gene encoding oxygen-independent coproporphyrinogen III oxidase: MSSQQIEWDQRLIEKYNYAGPRYTSYPTALEFSENFGEADFQQAVTRYPDRPLSLYVHIPFCHRLCYFCGCNKIVTRQLHKADRYLDVLEQEIKQRAPLFTGRSVTQLHWGGGTPTFLNQQQVSRLVGLLRSHFTLADDVEMSIEVDPREIELEMIDHLRSLGFNRLSMGVQDFNKAVQEKVNRVQDEAMIFALVQRARDQGFRSVSIDLIYGLPLQTPESFAFTLQRVIALNPDRLSVFNYAHLPALFAAQRKIKEDELPSAAQKLEILQQTIATLTGVGYQFIGMDHFARPDDELAVAQRAGELHRNFQGYTTQGDTDLLGLGVSAISMLGDSYAQNHKDLNTWYASVEEQGNALWRGLTLSEDDCLRRDVIKALICNFALDFAAIEAQWPIVFKRYFAEDLGLLAPLVADGLLEQHEGGLRVTGIGRLLIRNICMCFDVYLRQKARQQQFSRVI; the protein is encoded by the coding sequence ATGTCATCGCAGCAGATTGAGTGGGATCAGCGGCTGATTGAAAAGTACAATTACGCCGGTCCGCGCTATACCTCCTATCCTACCGCGCTGGAATTTAGTGAAAATTTTGGCGAAGCCGATTTTCAGCAGGCGGTGACGCGCTATCCCGATCGTCCGCTCTCACTGTATGTTCATATCCCGTTTTGTCATCGTCTGTGCTACTTCTGTGGCTGCAATAAAATCGTGACGCGTCAGCTGCACAAAGCCGATCGCTACCTTGACGTGCTGGAGCAGGAAATTAAACAGCGTGCGCCGCTGTTTACGGGCCGTAGCGTCACCCAGCTGCACTGGGGCGGTGGTACGCCGACCTTCCTTAATCAGCAGCAGGTGAGTCGGCTGGTGGGCTTGTTACGCAGCCATTTTACGTTGGCTGATGACGTGGAGATGTCGATCGAGGTCGATCCGCGAGAAATTGAGCTGGAGATGATCGATCATCTGCGCTCGCTGGGTTTCAATCGTCTCAGCATGGGCGTACAGGATTTCAATAAAGCGGTACAGGAAAAGGTCAATCGCGTGCAGGATGAGGCGATGATCTTCGCGTTGGTACAACGTGCGCGTGACCAGGGTTTTCGCTCGGTCAGCATCGATCTGATCTACGGTTTGCCGCTGCAAACGCCAGAGAGCTTTGCCTTTACTCTGCAACGTGTCATTGCCCTCAACCCCGACCGTCTTAGCGTGTTTAATTATGCGCATCTGCCCGCGCTGTTCGCGGCACAACGCAAAATCAAAGAAGATGAACTACCCAGCGCAGCGCAAAAACTGGAAATTTTACAGCAGACCATCGCGACCCTGACTGGCGTAGGTTATCAGTTTATCGGTATGGACCACTTTGCGCGTCCCGATGACGAACTGGCGGTGGCCCAGCGAGCAGGCGAGTTGCACCGCAATTTTCAGGGCTATACCACCCAGGGTGACACGGATTTGCTGGGGCTGGGTGTGTCGGCGATTAGCATGCTGGGTGACAGCTACGCGCAGAATCATAAAGATCTCAATACCTGGTACGCCAGCGTTGAGGAACAGGGCAATGCGTTGTGGCGCGGTCTGACCCTGAGTGAAGATGATTGCCTGCGTCGCGATGTGATCAAGGCACTGATTTGCAACTTCGCACTCGACTTCGCAGCTATCGAGGCACAATGGCCAATCGTATTTAAGCGCTATTTTGCGGAGGATTTGGGCTTACTGGCACCGCTGGTGGCAGACGGCTTGCTGGAGCAGCATGAGGGCGGTTTACGGGTTACCGGCATTGGCCGCCTGCTGATCCGCAATATTTGCATGTGCTTTGATGTGTATCTGCGGCAAAAGGCGCGTCAGCAGCAGTTTTCACGCGTGATATAA